From Poecile atricapillus isolate bPoeAtr1 chromosome Z, bPoeAtr1.hap1, whole genome shotgun sequence, one genomic window encodes:
- the LOC131573671 gene encoding transmembrane protein 60, with the protein MRMSLAQRVLLTWLFTLLFLIMLVLKLDEKAPWNWFLIFIPVWIFDTILLVMLIVKMAGRCKSGFDPRNGSQNMKKKVWYLIAMLLKLAFCLALCAKLQRFTTMKLAYVFIPLWALLIGGMVELGYNIFYVRRD; encoded by the coding sequence ATGAGAATGTCCCTGGCGCAAAGAGTGCTGCTGACATGGCTTTTTACATTACTCTTCCTGATCATGCTGGTGCTGAAGTTGGATGAGAAAGCACCGTGGAACTGGTTCCTCATTTTTATTCCAGTGTGGATATTTGATACAATTCTTCTAGTTATGTTAATTGTAAAAATGGCTGGACGGTGCAAGTCTGGCTTTGACCCTCGCAATGGCTCccagaacatgaagaagaaagtcTGGTACCTCATTGCAATGCTGCTGAAATTGGCCTTCTGCCTCGCCCTGTGCGCGAAGCTGCAGCGATTCACCACCATGAAACTGGCCTATGTGTTCATcccgctctgggccctgctgatTGGGGGCATGGTTGAACTTGGATATAATATCTTCTATGTACGGAGAGACTAA